In Spodoptera frugiperda isolate SF20-4 chromosome 4, AGI-APGP_CSIRO_Sfru_2.0, whole genome shotgun sequence, a single window of DNA contains:
- the LOC118281074 gene encoding osteocalcin 2-like isoform X2 — protein sequence MRFGPTTLHWTVVPPRPRVFDVRWSYSHTKRAMGSRSKKILSMVPIPDNNLKKNNTFVENWLANCHPEDQDNDHDSKLESSRFSVNNITSTSCEAKNELSATDRSTVCDNAVDTVIQEVNADLILLNTVTENVTSKDIENAVITTDSKTFNLSDDEEIVSSNVVIADVVPETTLAKSMLRPDTVSNEMNSDNNEDFSASDGSEYEPPQKKAQKKVFQPIRRTSSSSSDSSTSSSGSSSSSTGSSSSSSSSSGSRSKHSKSTSRSEHPSNVSIVHHNAASENIQPSIEQASIVTKAKKRTRNPSQWQKNQRKQLKNTGQAYTSSRGN from the exons ATGCGCTTTGGGCCGACAACGCTTCATTGGACAGTAGTGCCCCCGCGCCCGCGAGTGTTTGACGTACGTTGGAGCTACAGCCACACAAAG agaGCAATGGGTTCCCGAAGTAAAAAAATTCTTTCTATGGTTCCCATTCCCGacaataatttaaagaaaaacaatacattCGTTGAAAACTGGTTAGCGAACTGTCATCCGGAAGATCAGGACAATGATCATGATTCCAAGTTAGAATCCTCTCGTTTTTCCGTAAATAATATCACCAGTACTTCCTGCGAAGCAAAAAATGAACTGTCAGCTACTGACAGGAGCACAGTATGTGATAATGCCGTGGATACAGTAATTCAAGAAGTAAATGctgatttaattttactaaataccgTAACAGAGAATGTCACATCGAAAGATATAGAAAACGCAGTCATTACTACAGATAGCAAAACATTTAACCTTTCTGATGATGAAGAAATAGTTTCATCCAATGTTGTTATCGCAGATGTAGTGCCAGAAACCACATTAGCAAAAAGTATGCTAAGGCCAGATACTGTCTCGAATGAAATGAACTCAGATAACAATGAAGATTTTTCCGCAAGTGATGGATCTGAATATGAACCACCGCAAAAAAAGgcacaaaaaaaagtttttcagCCAATTCGTAGAACATCCAGTTCTAGCAGTGATTCCTCTACCTCTAGCAGTGGTTCTTCCAGCTCAAGTACCGGATCATCTAGCTCAAGTTCATCTAGCTCTGGCAGTCGTTCCAAGCACTCTAAATCTACATCTCGCTCCGAACATCCTTCTAATGTGTCAATTGTACATCATAATGCAGCTTCTGAGAATATTCAACCAAGCATTGAACAAGCAAGTATTGTAACAAAGGCTAAAAAAAGAACCAGAAACCCAAGTCAGTGGCAAAAGAACCAGAGAAAGCAATTAAAAAACACTGGTCAAGCATACACATCATCTAGAGGTAACTAG
- the LOC118281074 gene encoding uncharacterized protein LOC118281074 isoform X1 yields MRFGPTTLHWTVVPPRPRVFDVRWSYSHTKRAMGSRSKKILSMVPIPDNNLKKNNTFVENWLANCHPEDQDNDHDSKLESSRFSVNNITSTSCEAKNELSATDRSTVCDNAVDTVIQEVNADLILLNTVTENVTSKDIENAVITTDSKTFNLSDDEEIVSSNVVIADVVPETTLAKSMLRPDTVSNEMNSDNNEDFSASDGSEYEPPQKKAQKKVFQPIRRTSSSSSDSSTSSSGSSSSSTGSSSSSSSSSGSRSKHSKSTSRSEHPSNVSIVHHNAASENIQPSIEQASIVTKAKKRTRNPSQWQKNQRKQLKNTGQAYTSSRGKSMPQKSIRPPCTSTCRLSCSNKFTTEDRDVIFKTYWGLNSFQRQRDFLASCVKQVEPEFRTIKIRKGGDVNRKCRKPNTSYFLVNRGSEIRVCKTFLLNTLAISNKPLRTVTENKFASTSVIPTDKRGKHGKQSKLDAETIQSVRDHINSIPRMESHYIRANSSREYIDGGLTVAELHRNYSQKRIADNKAPANYDAYHRIFNTEFNISFFIPRKDQCDVCEAFKNAVDKEPLMSSYKLHQEEKSLSRIEKKQDIDECKKPDSNSIVAIFDLQAVLPCPIGQSSAFFYKSKLNCYNFTVSDIKINKTFCFFWHEGLGKRGANEIGSCLYNFLKECSSTKPNSDITFFSDNCCGQQKNKFILSLYYYAVSTLPIKSITHKFLIRGHTQNEADSVHSVIEKNIRRAKKSGPIYTPDQYVALIRNAKKTGNSFTVNEMSFDSFYDLKLLSNDINLNTGKNIDGETIRISDVKVVKFIKDSDTYLYKTTYKSERWKEAKIKISRAGKKNISDIQLCAAYSSKLPIANNKKQDIQQLITANIVPKYYENTFNSLFE; encoded by the exons ATGCGCTTTGGGCCGACAACGCTTCATTGGACAGTAGTGCCCCCGCGCCCGCGAGTGTTTGACGTACGTTGGAGCTACAGCCACACAAAG agaGCAATGGGTTCCCGAAGTAAAAAAATTCTTTCTATGGTTCCCATTCCCGacaataatttaaagaaaaacaatacattCGTTGAAAACTGGTTAGCGAACTGTCATCCGGAAGATCAGGACAATGATCATGATTCCAAGTTAGAATCCTCTCGTTTTTCCGTAAATAATATCACCAGTACTTCCTGCGAAGCAAAAAATGAACTGTCAGCTACTGACAGGAGCACAGTATGTGATAATGCCGTGGATACAGTAATTCAAGAAGTAAATGctgatttaattttactaaataccgTAACAGAGAATGTCACATCGAAAGATATAGAAAACGCAGTCATTACTACAGATAGCAAAACATTTAACCTTTCTGATGATGAAGAAATAGTTTCATCCAATGTTGTTATCGCAGATGTAGTGCCAGAAACCACATTAGCAAAAAGTATGCTAAGGCCAGATACTGTCTCGAATGAAATGAACTCAGATAACAATGAAGATTTTTCCGCAAGTGATGGATCTGAATATGAACCACCGCAAAAAAAGgcacaaaaaaaagtttttcagCCAATTCGTAGAACATCCAGTTCTAGCAGTGATTCCTCTACCTCTAGCAGTGGTTCTTCCAGCTCAAGTACCGGATCATCTAGCTCAAGTTCATCTAGCTCTGGCAGTCGTTCCAAGCACTCTAAATCTACATCTCGCTCCGAACATCCTTCTAATGTGTCAATTGTACATCATAATGCAGCTTCTGAGAATATTCAACCAAGCATTGAACAAGCAAGTATTGTAACAAAGGCTAAAAAAAGAACCAGAAACCCAAGTCAGTGGCAAAAGAACCAGAGAAAGCAATTAAAAAACACTGGTCAAGCATACACATCATCTAGAG gTAAATCCATGCCGCAAAAAAGTATTCGACCACCTTGTACGAGTACCTGCCGATTGTCTTGTTCAAATAAGTTCACCACAGAAGATAGGGATGTAATATTTAAGACATACTGGGGCCTTAATTCTTTTCAAAGACAGCGTGACTTCCTTGCTTCTTGTGTAAAGCAAGTTGAACCTGAATTCCGTACCATCAAGATTCGAAAAGGTGGCGACGTGAATAGAAAATGTAGAAAACCAAACACATCGTACTTTCTAGTAAATAGAGGTAGTGAAATAAGGGTTTGTAAAACGTTCCTATTGAATACATTGGCTATAAGTAATAAACCACTACGCACtgtaactgaaaataaatttgCAAGCACAAGTGTAATTCCAACGGATAAACGCGGTAAGCACGGAAAACAGTCAAAGTTGGATGCTGAAACAATACAATCTGTACGTGACCACATTAATTCAATTCCTAGAATGGAAAGCCATTACATCAGAGCTAATTCATCAAGAGAGTATATAGATGGAGGTTTGACTGTAGCCGAACTTCACCGTAACTATAGTCAAAAACGTATAGCTGACAACAAGGCACCAGCAAATTACGACGCATACCATCGGATTTTCAATACCGAATTTAATATCAGCTTTTTTATTCCGCGTAAAGACCAATGTGACGTGTGTGAGGCCTTTAAGAATGCTGTAGATAAAGAACCGTTGATGTCCAGCTATAAACTACATCAAGAGGAAAAGAGTCTTagtagaatagaaaaaaaacaagatataGACGAGTGTAAAAAGCCTGATAGCAATAGCATTGTGGCTATATTTGATCTTCAAGCCGTATTGCCTTGTCCTATAGGTCAATCGTcggcatttttttataaaagtaaacttaATTGCTATAATTTCACAGTATCAGATATtaagattaataaaacattCTGCTTCTTTTGGCATGAGGGTCTGGGTAAACGAGGAGCCAATGAAATAGGTTCTTGTTTGtacaattttttaaaagaatgttCTTCGACTAAACCAAATTCAGACATAACTTTTTTCTCGGATAACTGTTGTGgccaacaaaaaaacaaatttattctTAGTTTGTATTATTATGCCGTTTCAACCTTGCCAATTAAATCCATTACACACAAGTTTCTAATTCGTGGACACACGCAGAACGAAGCTGATAGCGTCCACTCTGTAATAGAGAAAAATATTCGTCGAGCAAAAAAATCAGGGCCAATTTACACCCCAGATCAATATGTGGCTCTAATTCGTAATGCTAAAAAAACCGGTAACAGTTTTACTGTTAATGAAATGAGTTTTGATAGTTTCTACGATTTAAAGTTACTTTCTAACGATATTAACTTGAACACGGGCAAGAATATTGACGGCGAAACAATCAGGATTTCTGATGTCAAAGTCGTGAAATTCATTAAAGATTCTGATACCTATTTGTACAAAACCACGTATAAAAGTGAACGTTGGAAAGaagctaaaattaaaattag